The following are encoded in a window of Palaemon carinicauda isolate YSFRI2023 chromosome 31, ASM3689809v2, whole genome shotgun sequence genomic DNA:
- the LOC137625075 gene encoding tigger transposable element-derived protein 1-like — translation MGQKQVGANKGSEKKKSMMTIELKHEIIEKHESGVRGTKLARQYESTSTICILFKQKDVIKSTKPFKGLTILSKLCSDIHDTMERLLLIWIKKQLAGDSVTETIICEKASRIYDDLKGKQAVERVETLTPAETFKASSGWLDNLKKQTGIPSVVRYGEAASSDSKAAADYVKTFASVIAEQGYIPQQVFNCDETGLFWKKMPRGHS, via the coding sequence ATGGGTCAGAAGCAAGTGGGTGCAAACaaaggtagtgaaaagaaaaagagtatgatgacaatcgagttaaagcatgaaataatcgaaaaacatgagagtggtgtacgggGGACtaagctggctcgccaatatgagagtacatcaacaatatgtattcTCTTCAAGCAGAAGGAtgttataaagagcaccaagccctTCAAAGGACTAACTATCCTTTCCAAGTTGTGCAGTGATATTCATGACACGATGGAGAGGCtccttttaatatggataaagaaacagttggcaggagatagcgtgaccgagacaatcatctgtgaaaaggccagcagaatctatgatgacttgaaaggaaagcaagcagttGAGAGAGTGGAAACTTTGACGCCagcagaaaccttcaaagccagtagtggctggttggataatttaaaaaaacagaCTGGGATACCCTCGGTTGTGAggtatggggaagcagcaagttcagactcgaaagccgcggcggactacgtcaaaacctttgcctcagttatcgcagaacaaggatacatcccccaacaagtgttcaactgcgatgaaactggccttttctggaagaaaatgcccagagGACATTCATGA